In Paracoccus fistulariae, a single window of DNA contains:
- a CDS encoding DUF2460 domain-containing protein, with protein MAFHEVRFPDTISRGARGGPERRTQIVELASGDEERNASWANSRRRYDVSYGIRRADDLAVVVAFFEARNGRLYGFRFKDWADHRSCLPSQTPSPMDQQIGTGDGVATAFQLAKRYASGGQSWTRTISKPVAGTVQIAVNGVPQAGGWSVDHKTGLISFETAPATGIAITAGFEFDVLVRFDSDVLDVTLDIERLGSITSIPLLEIRR; from the coding sequence ATGGCATTCCACGAAGTCCGGTTTCCGGACACGATCAGCCGCGGCGCGCGGGGCGGACCGGAACGGCGCACCCAGATCGTCGAACTGGCAAGCGGCGACGAGGAGCGCAATGCCAGCTGGGCCAATTCGCGCCGCCGCTACGATGTCAGCTACGGCATCCGCCGCGCCGACGATCTGGCGGTGGTGGTGGCCTTTTTCGAGGCGCGGAACGGCAGGCTTTACGGCTTCCGGTTCAAGGACTGGGCGGATCATCGGTCCTGCCTGCCGTCGCAGACTCCGTCGCCGATGGATCAGCAGATCGGCACCGGCGATGGCGTCGCGACCGCGTTCCAGCTGGCAAAGCGCTACGCCTCTGGCGGCCAGTCCTGGACGCGAACGATCAGCAAGCCGGTCGCGGGCACCGTCCAGATCGCCGTGAATGGCGTGCCACAAGCTGGCGGCTGGTCGGTCGATCACAAGACAGGCCTGATCAGCTTCGAGACCGCGCCCGCCACCGGCATCGCCATCACCGCCGGGTTCGAATTCGACGTGCTGGTCCGCTTCGACAGCGACGTGCTGGACGTCACGCTGGATATCGAGCGGCTGGGATCGATCACCTCCATTCCGCTGCTGGAGATCCGGCGATGA
- a CDS encoding DUF2163 domain-containing protein: MKNILPALQTHLDSGTTTLAWCWRITRADGTAFGFTDHDRVLMFDGTEFEPESGLTASEIRSGADLSVDAQDAAGALRSDRITEADILDGRWDNAEVELWRVNWQAPSERVLMRRGAIGQIRRGRHAFVAEVRSMSQLLGQTVGRTFQASCDAALGDARCCLDLEDPAFRGAGTVIDSLRDRAFTASGLGGFAPGWFRFGTLTWTSGPNAGRRAEVLAHDRSDGIAVLTLLEAPIRPIGAGDGFTIRAGCDKRIATCGQKFGNVANFRGFPHIPGQDTILRYASSDGRHDGGVL, translated from the coding sequence ATGAAGAACATCCTGCCCGCATTGCAGACCCATCTCGACAGCGGCACCACGACACTGGCCTGGTGCTGGCGCATCACCCGCGCCGATGGCACAGCTTTCGGCTTCACCGATCACGACCGGGTGCTGATGTTCGACGGCACGGAGTTCGAACCGGAAAGCGGGCTGACGGCCAGCGAGATCAGGTCGGGCGCGGACCTTTCGGTCGATGCGCAGGATGCGGCAGGCGCGTTGCGCTCGGACCGGATCACCGAGGCCGATATTCTGGACGGGCGCTGGGACAATGCCGAAGTGGAACTCTGGCGGGTCAACTGGCAGGCGCCATCGGAAAGGGTGCTGATGCGGCGCGGCGCCATCGGCCAGATAAGGCGCGGGCGCCATGCCTTTGTGGCCGAGGTCCGGTCGATGTCGCAACTCCTCGGCCAAACCGTCGGGCGGACCTTTCAGGCCAGCTGCGACGCCGCGCTGGGCGATGCGCGCTGCTGTCTCGATCTGGAGGATCCGGCTTTTCGCGGCGCGGGGACCGTCATCGACAGCCTGCGCGACCGGGCGTTCACCGCCTCCGGACTCGGTGGGTTCGCACCCGGCTGGTTCCGCTTCGGCACGCTCACATGGACATCCGGGCCCAATGCCGGTCGCCGCGCGGAGGTGCTGGCCCATGACCGCAGCGATGGGATTGCGGTGCTAACATTGCTGGAAGCGCCGATCCGCCCCATCGGCGCGGGGGACGGCTTCACGATCCGGGCGGGCTGCGACAAGCGCATCGCCACTTGCGGCCAGAAGTTCGGGAATGTGGCGAACTTCCGGGGCTTCCCGCATATTCCCGGTCAGGACACCATTCTGCGCTATGCCTCATCGGACGGTCGCCACGATGGCGGTGTGCTGTGA
- a CDS encoding NlpC/P60 family protein — translation MTRSQTDGAPDRIIATARGWLGTPYHDQASLRGVGCDCLGLARGVWREVVGDEPFPIPPYSRDWGETGTREVLAEGARRMMIELSVADAGQGALVLFRMRTDAIAKHVGILTAPDRFIHAYERLGVIEEPLTPSWRRRIAFAFLFPSI, via the coding sequence GTGACCCGGTCGCAAACCGATGGGGCTCCGGACCGCATCATCGCCACCGCGCGCGGCTGGCTTGGAACGCCCTATCACGATCAGGCGAGCCTCCGGGGCGTCGGATGCGATTGCCTCGGGCTGGCGCGCGGCGTCTGGCGCGAGGTCGTGGGCGACGAGCCTTTTCCGATCCCGCCCTATAGCCGCGATTGGGGCGAGACGGGCACCCGCGAAGTCTTGGCCGAGGGCGCGCGGCGGATGATGATCGAGTTATCCGTCGCGGATGCCGGGCAGGGTGCACTGGTCCTCTTCCGCATGAGAACGGATGCCATCGCCAAGCACGTCGGAATTCTCACCGCGCCCGACCGTTTCATCCACGCCTATGAGCGGCTTGGTGTGATCGAAGAACCTCTGACGCCTTCTTGGCGCCGCCGCATCGCTTTTGCCTTCCTCTTCCCCAGCATTTGA